From Humisphaera borealis, the proteins below share one genomic window:
- a CDS encoding hybrid sensor histidine kinase/response regulator, with the protein MTLTATDIPTAARKPSRLRHCLLVVDDEPDVVKSVKDLFRLDFKVLTATSAVEALDLLQRETVHVVMTDQRMPDMTGVQFLGRVEKNYPEIVRLLFTGYADLRSVVDAINQGHVWRYITKPWDPDELGTVIRAACERFDLIHERNELLGTLKTKNAELEKANADLAHANELKHAFIQVASHELRTPLTILQGMVRLATQVPNESDTLKNYLERIDRASKRLQHLVDQIVSMLVANRFERVLKRTPTDIAPLLRDAADDVRPFIELRHQHLAVEVPMDLGSLNIEASSIRDCMNHLLLNAIKFTPDGGRIAIAAVRQPQGGVIIRVSDTGEGMDADTCQKLFQPFFTGFDVSRHCSGTYEHGRRGLGLGLAIVKSLVHMHGGTIGVQTEPGRGTTFTITLPDQTDTLAQNNVSDGI; encoded by the coding sequence ATGACGTTGACTGCAACGGACATTCCCACCGCGGCCCGCAAGCCTTCCCGCCTACGGCACTGCCTGCTTGTCGTTGATGACGAGCCGGACGTGGTCAAGAGCGTGAAAGATCTGTTCCGGCTGGACTTTAAAGTGCTTACCGCCACCAGCGCGGTCGAGGCGTTGGACCTCCTTCAGCGTGAGACGGTTCACGTCGTGATGACCGACCAGCGGATGCCGGACATGACCGGCGTTCAGTTCTTGGGAAGGGTCGAGAAGAACTACCCTGAAATCGTCCGCCTGCTGTTCACCGGCTATGCCGACCTGCGATCCGTCGTTGACGCGATCAATCAGGGGCACGTCTGGCGTTACATCACCAAGCCTTGGGACCCGGACGAGCTCGGCACGGTTATTCGCGCCGCCTGCGAGCGGTTCGATCTGATTCACGAGCGCAACGAACTGCTCGGCACGCTGAAGACCAAGAACGCCGAGTTGGAGAAGGCCAACGCAGACCTGGCGCATGCCAACGAGCTGAAGCATGCGTTCATCCAGGTCGCGAGCCACGAGCTTCGCACGCCGCTGACGATCCTTCAGGGCATGGTCCGGCTCGCGACGCAGGTGCCTAACGAGAGCGACACGCTCAAGAATTACCTTGAGCGCATAGATCGCGCAAGCAAACGCCTTCAGCACCTGGTGGACCAGATCGTCTCCATGCTGGTCGCCAACCGATTCGAGCGGGTTCTGAAGCGAACGCCCACGGATATCGCACCCCTCCTGCGCGATGCCGCCGACGACGTCAGGCCGTTCATCGAGTTGCGGCATCAGCACCTGGCGGTGGAAGTGCCGATGGATCTGGGATCATTGAACATTGAAGCCAGCAGCATTCGCGATTGCATGAACCATCTGCTGCTCAACGCGATCAAGTTCACGCCGGATGGCGGACGCATCGCAATCGCGGCGGTTCGTCAGCCGCAGGGCGGTGTGATCATTCGCGTGTCTGATACCGGCGAAGGAATGGACGCCGACACCTGTCAGAAGCTGTTCCAGCCGTTCTTCACCGGCTTTGACGTCAGCCGTCACTGTAGCGGCACCTACGAACACGGCCGACGGGGTTTGGGTCTGGGGCTGGCGATCGTCAAGAGCCTGGTTCACATGCATGGCGGAACGATCGGCGTACAGACCGAGCCAGGCAGGGGCACGACCTTCACCATTACACTTCCGGATCAGACGGATACGCTCGCGCAGAACAACGTATCCGACGGAATCTGA
- a CDS encoding glycosyltransferase family 4 protein: MNIALVILHADPAKGGAETYTVDLAKALADRGHAISMLASTFSDAVDARIERVEIQQTGATRTARYVSFLDNLDRHLETRRYDIVHAMLPVRRCDLYHPHAGVAIEAVASGHLKHDSAMKQFAAKWANRLNRKRQRFATIEKTLLTPAAGHSVPVVLCLSDYIQSAVRRHYPLPADRFATLVNAVDLAKFNPAAEVERGRATRQSLGISPDKVVGLIVAQDFARKGLREAILAWKQAADPRLVLLVVGKDDFAPYAGLAAGAVRPENLVYAGATRDVRPFYATADFFVLPTRHDPCSLVVLEALAMGLPVISTRFNGACQVMTEGTHGRILNDPADVPTLAGAMSEMLDNAKRHAMRDACLNLRPSLSYETHLDRLCAIYESVPAD, translated from the coding sequence GTGAACATTGCCCTCGTCATTCTTCACGCCGACCCCGCCAAGGGCGGGGCCGAAACGTACACCGTTGATCTGGCCAAAGCGTTGGCCGATCGGGGCCACGCCATTTCGATGCTGGCTTCGACCTTCAGCGACGCGGTGGACGCGCGCATCGAGCGCGTGGAGATACAGCAGACCGGGGCGACGCGGACTGCCCGGTACGTGAGCTTCCTGGACAACCTTGATCGCCACCTTGAAACGCGGCGCTACGACATCGTCCATGCGATGCTCCCGGTACGGCGGTGCGACCTGTACCACCCGCACGCCGGCGTTGCGATCGAAGCCGTTGCCAGCGGGCATCTCAAACACGACTCGGCGATGAAGCAATTCGCGGCGAAATGGGCGAACCGGCTGAACCGCAAGCGGCAGAGGTTTGCGACCATCGAGAAAACGTTGCTTACACCCGCGGCCGGCCACAGCGTACCGGTCGTGCTTTGCCTTTCGGACTACATTCAGTCCGCGGTTCGGCGGCACTATCCGTTGCCCGCCGACCGATTTGCGACGCTCGTTAATGCCGTTGATCTGGCGAAGTTCAATCCTGCCGCGGAGGTCGAGCGGGGACGGGCGACGAGGCAATCGCTCGGTATCAGCCCGGACAAGGTGGTCGGATTGATCGTCGCGCAGGACTTTGCCCGCAAGGGACTTCGCGAGGCGATCTTGGCCTGGAAGCAGGCTGCCGACCCGAGGCTGGTTCTGCTGGTCGTCGGCAAGGATGACTTTGCCCCGTACGCAGGGCTCGCGGCGGGCGCCGTCCGACCGGAGAACCTTGTCTATGCCGGGGCAACGCGCGATGTCCGCCCGTTCTATGCCACCGCCGATTTCTTCGTACTGCCGACGCGGCACGACCCCTGCAGCCTGGTGGTCCTCGAGGCGCTAGCCATGGGCCTGCCGGTGATCAGCACCCGTTTCAACGGTGCCTGCCAGGTAATGACGGAGGGAACACACGGCCGGATTCTCAACGATCCGGCGGATGTCCCCACGTTGGCCGGTGCGATGTCAGAAATGCTCGACAACGCCAAACGCCACGCGATGCGCGACGCCTGTCTCAACCTTCGCCCAAGTCTGTCTTATGAAACGCACCTCGATCGGCTTTGCGCAATCTACGAAAGTGTTCCCGCCGATTAG
- a CDS encoding lipopolysaccharide kinase InaA family protein translates to MGLFDPNRDSFHVGPAYQTLMRELGLDARGVFDDRRILPWRKLPDRENCTLDEYIDGTKVRLHVKRYPRSASPTTADLEQAGYQLLVDAGIPAAPLVAWGVLTDGRSFTIWQDLTGFTPGDKLVEQGTAFESVVAPTAELAAKLHTAGLHHRDLYLCHFMIDPALLAAAGHVPAVQLIDTARVRRLPGWPLRRRWIVKDLSQFWYSTTKLSVTDDQRDRWLAIYAKERAVRPGSLRGSIVRKARAIRRHDASLNASQPSRNVSIPT, encoded by the coding sequence ATGGGCCTTTTTGATCCCAACCGCGATTCGTTCCACGTCGGGCCGGCGTATCAGACGCTGATGCGCGAACTGGGTCTCGACGCGCGAGGCGTGTTCGACGACCGGCGCATCTTGCCGTGGCGCAAGTTGCCGGATCGGGAGAACTGCACGCTCGACGAGTACATCGACGGCACGAAAGTGCGTCTACACGTCAAGCGATATCCGCGATCCGCCAGCCCGACGACCGCCGACCTGGAGCAGGCCGGCTATCAGTTGTTGGTCGATGCCGGCATTCCTGCCGCTCCGCTGGTGGCGTGGGGCGTGTTGACCGACGGGCGGAGCTTTACAATCTGGCAGGATCTCACCGGCTTTACCCCCGGCGACAAGCTGGTGGAGCAGGGAACGGCTTTTGAAAGCGTCGTCGCGCCGACCGCCGAACTGGCCGCGAAGCTGCACACGGCCGGTCTGCATCACCGTGATCTGTACCTGTGCCATTTCATGATCGATCCCGCGTTGCTGGCCGCGGCGGGACACGTGCCGGCCGTGCAGTTGATCGATACCGCCCGCGTCCGCCGTCTTCCCGGCTGGCCTCTGCGGCGGCGATGGATCGTGAAGGACCTCAGCCAGTTCTGGTACAGCACGACAAAGCTCTCGGTAACGGACGACCAGCGCGACCGCTGGCTGGCGATCTACGCCAAAGAGCGAGCCGTTCGGCCGGGATCGCTACGGGGATCGATCGTACGTAAAGCCCGTGCCATCCGCCGGCACGATGCGAGCCTGAATGCCAGTCAGCCTTCGCGTAACGTATCCATCCCGACGTGA
- a CDS encoding amylo-alpha-1,6-glucosidase, with amino-acid sequence MPSSKKPTASEDAAFTVHTEGQLLPWVNREWLLTNGIGGYAGSSVIGCNTRRYHALLCAATLPPVGRVLALSRIAESVYLDHDHSVRIELAVNHFRETMHPRGEHYLRSFSLWQTATWEYDVEGVQITKELLLCWKRNIVGIRYTIDPKRSRHVRMELAPFTPLRDFHGSRHRNGVNFQTTVGGADGKPRVGVSDAGGSVSLVSDAGAFEEYHDWWYGHVFPIESDRGLDDNEDLFTPGRFVIEGDGKQQITLWASTTPIDVPDWDAEKALLARSRGDWSIPGQVTTKTVRRLVRGADDFVVARKGPDGAEGTTIIAGYPWFADWGRDTFISLPGLLLTTGRFEQARQVLTTFGQYVQGGMVPNRFDDYTNEPSYNTVDASLWYIHAAFEYARLSGDKKTLEEVLKPACRKIIDGYRDGTRYNIHADTDGLIVQGDASTQLTWMDAKCGDKAFTPRQGKPVEINALWYHALVLMGETAMAAKVAESFRNTFWVSESRGLADGVNNGQQDKLIRPNQIFAVSLPNSPLNDEQQKTVVEVVRKELLTPVGLRTLARGEPGYRDWYSGPQYLRDEAYHNGTIWPWPIGAFLSAYLKVHKNTEDAKEQCRTWLQPLVDHLEENCLGQIAEIFEAAEPHRPVGCCAQAWSVAEVLRLAVELDM; translated from the coding sequence ATGCCCTCGTCGAAAAAACCTACCGCTTCTGAAGATGCCGCGTTCACCGTTCACACGGAAGGGCAACTGCTCCCGTGGGTCAACCGCGAATGGTTGCTGACCAATGGAATCGGCGGATACGCCGGCTCATCCGTCATTGGCTGCAACACCCGGCGGTATCACGCCCTGCTGTGTGCCGCCACGCTGCCGCCGGTGGGTCGCGTTCTCGCCCTGAGCCGTATCGCCGAAAGCGTGTACCTCGATCACGACCATTCGGTCCGCATCGAGCTGGCGGTCAATCACTTCCGCGAAACGATGCACCCGCGCGGCGAGCACTACCTGCGCTCGTTTTCCCTCTGGCAGACCGCGACGTGGGAGTACGACGTCGAGGGCGTGCAGATCACCAAGGAACTGCTGCTGTGCTGGAAGCGGAACATCGTCGGCATTCGCTACACGATCGACCCGAAACGCTCCCGGCATGTCCGCATGGAGCTGGCGCCCTTTACGCCGCTCCGCGATTTCCACGGCTCCCGCCATCGCAACGGCGTCAACTTCCAGACGACGGTCGGCGGGGCCGACGGCAAACCGCGCGTGGGTGTCTCCGATGCCGGCGGGTCGGTGTCGCTGGTGTCCGACGCCGGTGCGTTCGAAGAGTATCACGACTGGTGGTATGGCCACGTCTTCCCGATCGAATCGGATCGCGGGCTCGACGACAACGAAGACCTTTTCACACCCGGCCGGTTCGTCATCGAAGGTGACGGCAAGCAGCAGATCACGCTCTGGGCATCGACAACACCGATCGACGTGCCCGACTGGGACGCCGAGAAGGCGCTGCTTGCCCGGTCTCGTGGCGACTGGTCGATTCCCGGGCAGGTGACGACAAAGACCGTCCGGCGGCTCGTGCGCGGTGCGGATGATTTTGTCGTCGCCCGCAAGGGCCCCGACGGGGCCGAAGGCACGACCATCATCGCCGGTTATCCGTGGTTCGCCGACTGGGGTCGCGACACGTTTATCTCGTTGCCGGGATTGCTTTTGACGACGGGGCGATTCGAGCAGGCCAGGCAGGTGCTGACGACCTTCGGGCAATATGTCCAGGGCGGGATGGTGCCCAATCGTTTCGACGATTACACCAACGAGCCCAGCTACAATACGGTCGACGCCAGCCTCTGGTACATCCACGCGGCGTTCGAGTACGCACGGCTCAGTGGCGATAAAAAGACGCTGGAAGAGGTTCTTAAGCCTGCCTGCCGAAAGATCATCGACGGTTATCGCGACGGTACCCGATACAACATCCACGCCGATACCGACGGCCTGATCGTGCAGGGCGACGCCAGCACGCAACTGACCTGGATGGACGCCAAGTGCGGCGACAAGGCATTTACGCCCCGGCAGGGCAAGCCGGTCGAGATCAACGCGCTCTGGTATCACGCGCTGGTGCTGATGGGCGAAACCGCGATGGCGGCAAAGGTCGCCGAAAGCTTCAGGAACACATTCTGGGTCAGCGAGTCCCGCGGGCTGGCCGACGGCGTCAACAACGGTCAGCAGGACAAGCTGATCCGTCCGAACCAGATCTTCGCCGTCAGTTTGCCCAACAGTCCGCTAAACGACGAGCAGCAGAAGACGGTCGTTGAGGTTGTTCGCAAAGAACTGCTGACACCCGTCGGGCTTCGAACGCTCGCCCGTGGCGAGCCGGGTTATCGCGACTGGTACAGCGGCCCGCAGTACCTGCGGGACGAGGCGTATCACAATGGCACGATCTGGCCGTGGCCGATCGGAGCGTTCCTGTCGGCGTACCTGAAGGTGCACAAGAACACGGAAGACGCCAAGGAACAGTGCCGCACCTGGCTTCAGCCGCTGGTCGACCATCTGGAAGAGAACTGCCTCGGGCAAATCGCCGAGATCTTCGAGGCCGCCGAGCCGCACCGGCCTGTGGGCTGTTGTGCCCAGGCGTGGAGCGTCGCAGAAGTGCTTCGGCTGGCGGTCGAGCTGGACATGTGA
- a CDS encoding formyltetrahydrofolate deformylase has product MPSSPVLAVVSVLGKDQKGVVAQFATFLAERGVNIEDIEQHVVRGFFLMDMLVDLKDVTVDLSELITGLLELGGKIDMEVRVHLHSQRRRKRVALLASKEPHCLEHLAKQFADGKLHGDVACVLANHPDLEPLANKYGLPFAWHSHGDLDQHFHWLAEQLKKCSADLVVLARYMRILPAQLVKSYRHKIINIHPSLLPYFPGAAPYKQAFESGVRVHGCTAHFVTEQLDEGPVILQDVFHINVGNDTLEDVKLKGLNLEAQVLGRAVQLYLDEELVVVEGKVIFKPGIARFFDRNRRGA; this is encoded by the coding sequence TTGCCCAGCAGTCCTGTCCTGGCCGTCGTCAGCGTTTTAGGAAAAGACCAGAAAGGTGTCGTTGCGCAGTTCGCGACCTTCCTGGCCGAACGCGGCGTCAACATCGAAGACATCGAGCAGCACGTCGTCCGCGGCTTCTTCCTGATGGACATGCTGGTCGACCTCAAGGACGTCACGGTCGATCTGTCTGAACTGATCACCGGTTTGCTGGAACTGGGCGGCAAGATCGACATGGAGGTGCGCGTTCACCTCCACAGCCAGCGACGCAGGAAACGCGTCGCGCTTCTGGCGAGCAAAGAGCCGCACTGCCTCGAGCACCTCGCGAAGCAATTCGCCGATGGCAAACTGCACGGCGACGTTGCCTGTGTGCTGGCCAACCATCCCGACCTGGAACCGCTGGCCAACAAGTACGGACTGCCATTCGCCTGGCATTCGCACGGCGACCTCGATCAGCACTTCCATTGGCTGGCCGAGCAGTTGAAGAAGTGTTCGGCGGATCTGGTTGTGCTGGCGCGGTACATGCGCATCCTGCCCGCGCAACTGGTCAAGTCGTATCGCCACAAGATCATCAATATCCATCCGTCGCTACTGCCATACTTCCCCGGTGCGGCGCCTTACAAGCAGGCTTTTGAGAGCGGCGTACGGGTACACGGTTGCACGGCGCATTTCGTCACCGAGCAGCTCGACGAAGGACCGGTCATTCTGCAGGATGTTTTCCACATCAACGTCGGCAACGACACCCTGGAAGACGTAAAGCTTAAGGGCCTGAACCTTGAGGCACAGGTCCTCGGCCGCGCCGTGCAGCTTTACCTGGACGAAGAACTGGTCGTGGTCGAAGGAAAAGTCATCTTCAAGCCGGGTATCGCCAGGTTCTTCGATCGCAACCGGCGCGGGGCGTAA